The Rhizobium sp. WSM4643 genome includes the window CTTCACATGCAGCAGGTTGCCATTGGAATCGACCTCGGCGGGACGCAGGTGCGCGCTGCCCTCGTCGACGAGCAGGGCAGGATCCTGGCGCGCGCAGCCGAACCAACGGATGCGCTGGCAGGCCCCGACCGCGTGCTCGCCCAAATCTGCGGCCTGACCGATGGACTGCTTGCAGCATTGAACCCTGCTTCGGTGGTGGGCGTCGGCGTATCTGCTCCGGGCCCGCTCGATACGGTCGCGGGGGTCGCCTCTAATATCCCGACCCTCTCCGGCTTTGTCGATTTTCCACTGAAGGCGGAATTGCAGAAGCGGTTTCCGTTTCCGGTAGACCTCGAGAACGACGCGATTGCCGCTGCCATCGGCGAGTGGCAGTTCGGAGCCGGCAAGGGGCTCGATAATCTGGTCTATGTCACCGTGAGCACCGGTATCGGCGGTGGCGTTGTGTCGGATGGCCGCGTCGTGCGCGGTCGCAAAGGCATGGCAGCCCATGTCGGCCACATGTCGGTCGTGCCGAATGGAGAGCTTTGCCCCTGCGGCAACAGAGGCTGTTTCGAGGCCTACGGATCCGGAACGGCTTTTGCGCGCCGCGCCCAAATGAGGTCGATAGAAACCTGCGGGACGACGATCGGCAGCGATGGCGGTGCCATCGACAGCCGCAGCGTTTTCGCAGCCGCAAGAGGTGGCGATCGGCTCGCAAATCAACTGATTGACGAAGAAGCGGAAATTCTCGGTCGTGGCTTCACCAGCCTGATCCATATCTTCAGCCCCGATATCGTCGTGATGGGAGGCGGGCTTTCCCACGAGTTCGATCGGCTGCAACCCGGCATTCGAGGCTACATCACGCAATGGGCAATGCCGGCATTCAAGGATGTCAAAGTGGTACTGGCGGCATTGGACCAGAACTCGGGCCTCGTCGGCGCAGCGGCTCTCGCGTTTCTGACTGGCAAGGTCCCTGCGGTCGATCATCAATAAAGTCAGGCCGCCGATCCGCTCCGGTGAGCAAGGACCGAAGGGGGCGGCTTGCGATCGGGAGCGTAACTGCACAGAGGCTTGTAAAGATTAGACATACCGCACCCGTCAAATCGGAGCGGTTTCTCATTACGCACTGTAATCGCGCTGGCCAAAAACGGGGCGATTGATGACCGGCAGCGTTGCATCGAAACCGTTAAAAAGCAGCCATGCCTAGCTTTCCTCGCGGAAGCTGCCAATAGCATCCGGACATCAAAATAAACTGATGGCTGTTCTTCAAACTGGCCACTCGACTGACGCCATCGTAGGCAATCCGTTCGCCACTTCCGCAGTTGCATGGGATATCCGAGCGGTGCTATTCCCTTAAGGGAATATTCGGGAATATGATTCGAAAAGTAGTGGTGTCGAACAATGTCGGTTGAACTCGAATTTGTTGACGCCGTCCGGGTTGCCGATGGCGACGCGGGACGCGTTGTGGGTCGATCTCTCAGGGCGTTGAGGCAGGCAGCGGGCTTTACTCAACTCGAGATGGCCAAGCGTTTGGGCGTCGGGCAAGCAGCGATCTCCAAGATCGAACAACGAGGCGATGTCCAGATCTCCTCGTTGCAGCGCTACGTCGAGGCTCTCGGTGCCAGCTTGCGCATCGATGCAGCATTTCCAGTTCATTCGGAGTTCGGAGTGCGGATCCAAGCCGAGCTTGGCGGAGCCGATGCCGACGACGATCAGTATATCCTTCCGATTTTTGGCGATCGCGACGATGCCCGCCCTGCAAAACGGGACATCGTTATCAGCATAAAGCCGAACTATTCGGGCAAGATTTTTGATGGCGTTAAGACCATCGAGCTGAGAAGACGTTTCCCTTTGTCCGTATCTCCCGGCGCCACAGCCTATATTTATTCTACTTCGCCAGAAATGGCTTTGGTGGGCGCTATTAAAATTGAGAACGTTGAACGTCTCGAACTCTCTGTCCTCTGGAAAAAGCACGGCCGATCTGCATCGATCAAGAAAGCCGATTTTGACGAGTACTTTAGTGGCCTGGAAGAAGGCTTTGCACTAAAACTGTCGACACCGCGCCGATTTACGAGGCCGCTGACCTTGCCTGAACTGAAGGAGCGATTTGGATTTAAGGCTCCGCAGTCTTTCCTCTACGCGAAGCCCGACCTTCAAAAGGCACTGCGGAATGAGCACACAAACATATCTGATTGATACAAATGTAATTATTCATCTTGA containing:
- a CDS encoding ROK family protein codes for the protein MQQVAIGIDLGGTQVRAALVDEQGRILARAAEPTDALAGPDRVLAQICGLTDGLLAALNPASVVGVGVSAPGPLDTVAGVASNIPTLSGFVDFPLKAELQKRFPFPVDLENDAIAAAIGEWQFGAGKGLDNLVYVTVSTGIGGGVVSDGRVVRGRKGMAAHVGHMSVVPNGELCPCGNRGCFEAYGSGTAFARRAQMRSIETCGTTIGSDGGAIDSRSVFAAARGGDRLANQLIDEEAEILGRGFTSLIHIFSPDIVVMGGGLSHEFDRLQPGIRGYITQWAMPAFKDVKVVLAALDQNSGLVGAAALAFLTGKVPAVDHQ
- a CDS encoding helix-turn-helix domain-containing protein, whose amino-acid sequence is MSVELEFVDAVRVADGDAGRVVGRSLRALRQAAGFTQLEMAKRLGVGQAAISKIEQRGDVQISSLQRYVEALGASLRIDAAFPVHSEFGVRIQAELGGADADDDQYILPIFGDRDDARPAKRDIVISIKPNYSGKIFDGVKTIELRRRFPLSVSPGATAYIYSTSPEMALVGAIKIENVERLELSVLWKKHGRSASIKKADFDEYFSGLEEGFALKLSTPRRFTRPLTLPELKERFGFKAPQSFLYAKPDLQKALRNEHTNISD